The genomic segment ATTATGTATCTGCCTAATGCCCTCATGTTATATTCAATGAGAGTTTTTTGGGCAAGCTCTGAGTCGAGGGGTTCACCAGTACTAATCCAGGATAAAATAACTTCGCGGAACGCTCCAACGAATGCTATTGCGCTGACCAGAGTATCTTGCTTTGGGATTAGTTGTTTATCCATGAGCTCGTCTATGTCTATCTTGGCAAGTCGGATGAGATCGTTTTCAATATATGTATATTTCGAATTCAGTGCCGTATTTTTCTGTGGAACATCAACTAAAACAGTTTTGGCGAGGTGCTTTTCTTTCATAAATAATTGGATACAGACTTCCATAGTTGCCTGTAACTTGTCAAAACCGTTTGAGTACTGCGCCCTTTCATTTTTTATATGCTCGAGTAGTTCTTGGTAGATTTCTTGGACAACAGTATCAATCAAAGTTTCTTTATCCGCAAAGTACAAATAAAATGTACCTGTAGCAATCCCTGCTTTTTGAGCAATTGATTTGATTGATACTTTACCCATATCTTTTTCGGAGAGAATTTCGCGAACAGCTTTAATAATTTTCTGACTTCGTAATTGCTGCTTTTCTAATATTTTTTCGGTTTTATTATAGACCATTCTCAACTCTCCATCATCTGATTTAAAATAAAAAATGAACTTTAATTCAGTTCATTCGAATTAAAGTTTACACTTTGTTCTATTTATAGTCAAGCTAGATTCGCACTTAAGGAAAGACCTAGGCTTTTGATCTAGGTTTTAGATAATTAAATCAAAGTGTACTTCCGCATTAGTAAAAGCAAAAAGCAAAGAGACCATCAATTAAGATAGTCTCTCTGCTTTTGCTTACCTGGCGACGACCTACTTTCCCAGGACCCTGCGGTCCAAGTATCATCGGCCCTGGAGGTCTTAACTTCCGTGTTCGAGATGGGAACGGGTGGAACCCCTCCGGCATAATCACCAGATCGTTTGAAGTTTTCAGGGCTCTTTTCAGAGCTTTCTGTTCCTTCAAAACTACACAGATCTTTTCGTTTTTCTTCAAGTCATCAGTTTCAACCTTCATGGCTCATTAGGTCAAGCCCTCGACCGATTAGTACCCGTCAGCTCCACACGTCACCGCGCTTCCACATTGGGCCTATCTACCTGATCATCTTTCAGGGGTCTTACCAGCTTGTGCTGTGGGAAATCTCATCTTGAGGTCGGTTTCGCGCTTAGATGCTTTCAGCGCTTATCCGATCCGGATATAGCTACCCAGCTATGCCTCTGGCGAGACAACTGGTACACCAGTGATCCGTCCAACCCGGTCCTCTCGTACTAGGGTCAGCTCCCCTCAAATTTCCTGCGCCTGCGACGGATAGGGACCGAACTGTCTCACGACGTTCTGAACCCAGCTCACGTACCGCTTTAATGGGCGAACAGCCCAACCCTTGGGACCTACTACAGCTCCAGGATGCGATGAGCCGACATCGAGGTGCCAAACCTCCCCGTCGATATGGACTCTTGGGGGAGATAAGCCTGTTATCCCCAGGGTAGCTTTTATCCGTTGAGCGATGGCCCTTCCACTCGGTACCACCGGATCACTAAGCCCGACTTTCGTCCCTGCTCGACTTGTTGGTCTCGCAGTCAAGCTCCCTTTTGCCTTTACACTCTTCGCGCGATTTCCATCCGCGCTGAGGGAACCTTTGGGCGCCTCCGTTACTCTTTAGGAGGCGACCGCCCCAGTCAAACTGCCCACCTGACACGGTCCTCAACCCCGATTCAGGGGTCTAAGTTAGAATTTCAGTACAAAAAGAGTGGTATCCCACCGGCGACTCAACCAAGGCTGGCGCCCTAGCTTCTTAGTCTCCCACCTATCCTGTACATTTTATACCAAAATCCAATGTCAAGCTACAGTAAAGCTCCATGGGGTCTTTCTGTCCTGTCGCAGGTAACCCGCATCTTCACGGGTATTACAATTTCGCCGAGTCCCTCGTTGAGACAGTGTCCAGATCGTTACGCCTTTCGTGCGGGTCAGAACTTACCTGACAAGGAATTTCGCTACCTTAGGACCGTTATAGTTACGGCCGCCGTTTACTGGGGCTTCAATTCAAAGCTTCGCCTTGCGGCTAACCTCTCCTCTTAACCTTCCAGCACCGGGCAGGCGTCAGCTCCTATACTTCTCTTTTCTAGATTGGCAGGAACCTGTGTTTTTGTTAAACAGTCGCCTGGACCATTTCTCTGCGGCTCTTCTTGCGAAGAGCGCCCCTTCTCCCGAAGTTACGGGGCTATTTTGCCGAGTTCCTTAACGAGGGTTTTCTCGCGCGCCTTAGGATTCTCTCCTTATCTACCTGTGTCGGTTTGCGGTACGGGCTCTCTCTCACTCACTAGAGGCTTTTCTTGACAGCTTGGAGTCGGTTACTTCGCTACTTATTTTCGCTCCCCATTACCTTTCAGGCAACGCGTAAGACGGATTTACCTGCCTCACACCCTACGGGCTTGGGCGTGCTCAACCAACGGCACGCTTAACCTATCCTTCTGTGTCACCCCATCGCTAATAACGTTTAAGAGAGGTACTGGAATATCCACCAGTTGTCCATCACCTACGCCTTTCGGCCTCGGCTTAGGTCCCGACTGACCCTGGGCGGACGAGCCTTCCCCAGGAAACCTTAGATTTTCGGCGGGTGAGATTCTCACTCACCTTTTCGCATACTCATACCGGCATTCTCACTTCCAAGCTCTCCACCCAACCTTCCAGTTGAACTTCGCTGACCTTGGAACGCTCCCCTACCCCTTACAGTAAACTGTAAAGCCATAGCTTCGGTGATACGCTTGAGCCCCGTTACATTTTCGGCGCAGAACCACTCGACCAGTGAGCTATTACGCACTCTTTAAATGGTGGCTGCTTCTGAGCCAACATCCTGGTTGTCTGTGCAATTCCACATCCTTTTCCACTTAGCGTATACTTTGGGACCTTAGCTGATGGTCTGGGCTGTTTCCCTTTTGACTATGAAGCTTATCCCCCACAGTCTGACTCCCAATCTAAATTCTTGGCATTCAGAGTTTGATAAGGTTCGGTAACCCGGTAAGGCCCCTAGCCTATTCAGTGCTTTACCGCCAAGAATCATCAATTGAGGCTAGCCCTAAAGCTATTTCGGGGAGAACCAGCTATCTCCGTGTTCGATTGGCATTTCACCCCTACCCACAGTTCATCCCTTGCCTTTTCAACGACAGTGAGTTCGGGCCTCCAGTAGGTTTTACCCCACCTTCACCCTGACCATGGGTAGATCACACGGTTTCGGGTCTACAGCATGTAACTTGTCGCCCTTTTCAGACTCGCTTTCGCTTCGGCTCCAGCTTCTCGCTTTAACCTCGCTACATACCGTAACTCGCCGGTTCATTCTACAAAAGGCACGCCATCACACCTCAAGGGTGCTTTGACTGCTTGTAAGCGTACGGTTTCAGGTTCTTTTTCACTCCCCTCCCGGGGTGCTTTTCACCTTTCCCTCACGGTACTGGTTCACTATCGGTCGCTAAGGAGTATTTAGCCTTGGGAGGTGGTCCTCCCGGTTTCCCACGGGGTTTCTCGTGTCCCGCGGTACTCAGGATACCCTCACAGCATTTCTTCTTTTCGCTTACAGGAGTGTTACCTTCTTTGCTGAATCTTTCCAGATTTCTTCAGCTAAGAATTAATGCTTAATAGAGGGTCCTACAACCCCAAGCTCCGAAGAGCTTGGTTTGGGCTCTTCCCGTTTCGCTCGCCGCTACTCAGGGAATCGATTATTCTTTCTCTTCCTCCGGGTACTTAGATGTTTCAGTTCCCCGGGTTGTCCTCTTTAACCTATCTATTCAGTTAAAGATCATTGGATATAACTCCAATGGGGTTGCCCCATTCGGGTATCCACGGATCAATGCATGCTTACTGCTCCCCGTGGCATTTCGCTGTTAACCGCGCCCTTCTTCGACTCTTAGCGCCTAGGCATCCACCGTACGCCCTTAGTAGCTTGACCTAAATCTTTTCGCCACTTCAGGTTTTTATATGAATCCTTTGACTTTTGAAAAACTATTTTCTCTGTGCAGTTTTCAAAGAACACCATTTTTTTGGGCCAATTCTGAGGGTTTATTCTCTGGATTGGACAAAAATTTAGAGAAGCCATTTCTGGTCTCTCAAAACTAAACAACAAAGGAAAGCTTACGCTTCTTTACAGCCTCGCAGATTGCTCTGCGCTTTTGCCTTTTCGGCTTTTGAGTCTTTCGACTCTACCCTTCAATCGATTCCGTTTCTCCAAAGAGATTCTTCCTCGATTGAGGATCGACCATAGGATTAGTTAACTTAAAATCTTAAGCTAACATGTCTCCTTAGAAAGGAGGTGATCCAGCCGCACCTTCCGATACGGCTACCTTGTTACGACTTCACCCCAATCATCGGCCCCACCTTCGACGGCTAGCTCCCTTTCGGGTTACCTCACCGGCTTCGGGTGTTGCAGACTTTCGTGGTGTGACGGGCGGTGTGTACAAGGCCCGGGAACGTATTCACCGCAGTATGCTGACCTGCGATTACTAGCGATTCCAACTTCATGTTCTCGAGTTGCAGAGAACAATCCGAACTGAGACCGGCTTTCTCGGATTTGCTCCACCTCGCGGCTTCGCTTCCGTCTGTACCGGCCATTGTAGCACGTGTGTAGCCCAAGACATAAGGGGCATGATGATTTGACGTCATCCCCACCTTCCTCCGGTTTATCACCGGCAGTCTGTCTAGAGTGCTCGACCTTACTCGTTAGCAACTAAACATAGGGGTTGCGCTCGTTGCGGGACTTAACCCAACATCTCACGACACGAGCTGACGACAACCATGCACCACCTGTCTCTACGTTCCCCGAAGGGCACTCCTTAGTTTCCTAAGAATTCGTAGGATGTCAAGCCTTGGTAAGGTTCTTCGCGTTGCGTCGAATTAAACCACATGCTCCACCGCTTGTGCGGGCCCCCGTCAATTCCTTTGAGTTTCAACCTTGCGGCCGTACTCCCCAGGCGGAGTGCTTATTGTGTTAACTGCGGCACAGAAGGGGTCGATACCCTCTACACCTAGCACTCATCGTTTACGGCGTGGACTACCAGGGTATCTAATCCTGTTTGCTCCCCACGCTTTCGCGCCTCAGCGTCAGTTACAGTCCAGAAAGTCGCCTTCGCCACTGGTGTTCCTCCACATCTCTACGCATTTCACCGCTACACGTGGAATTCCACTTTCCTCTCCTGTCCTCAAGATAACCAGTTTCCGATGCAGGCTTGGGGTTGAGCCCCAAGTTTTCACACCAGACTTAATTATCCGCCTACGCGCCCTTTACGCCCAATGATTCCGGACAACGCTTGCCCCCTACGTATTACCGCGGCTGCTGGCACGTAGTTAGCCGGGGCTTCCTCCTCAGGTACCGTCATGTAAATACACTATTTGCATATCTACCGTTCGTCCCTGAAAACAGTACTTTACAACCCGAAGGCCTTCATCATACACGCGGCGTTGCTCCGTCAGACTTTCGTCCATTGCGGAAGATTCCCCACTGCTGCCTCCCGTAGGAGTCTGGGCCGTGTCTCAGTCCCAGTGTGGCCGTTCACCCTCTCAGGCCGGCTACTGATCGTCGCCTTGGTAGGCCTTTACCCCACCAACTAGCTAATCAGACGCGGGTCCATCCATTATCGATAGCATGTTCAGAGGCCATCTTTCTTTAACCGATGATGCCATCAGTTAAACGTATCCGGTATTAGCCCTCGTTTCCAAGGGTTGTCCCGATTTAATGGGTAGGTTACCCACGCGTTACTCACCCGTCCGCCACTAAAAACTCGCTAAGCAAGCTTATTGAGTTCTCCGTTCGACTTGCATGTGTTAGGCACGCCGCCAGCGTTCGTCCTGAGCCAGGATCAAACTCTCCATAAAATTTATGAAGAAAATTTGATTGCTCAAATTCATCTCAAACTCTTTAACGAGTCACTTGGCTGTTCCTTGTTGTTTAGTTTTCAAAGACCAATCTTTGTCGTCGCAATCACTCGCGACAGTTATTTATTTTAGCAGATTGACCTGTTAAAGTCAACTGCCAATTTCTTCATCACAGTCACCATTTGGCAATTGAGAAAGAAGTGACGGAATGCTAGTTTAACAAAATGTAAAGCATTTGACAACTGGTAATTATTCTCTGAAGAATTTGGACTTAATTTGGTGCCGAAGACCGGAATCGAACCGGTACGGGCTTTAGGGCCCGCGGGATTTTAAGTCCCGTGCGTCTGCCAGTTCCGCCACTCCGGCATGTTTGGAGGCGGTACCCAGAATCGAACATGGGGATAAAGGTTTTGCAGACCTTTGCCTTACCACTTGGCTATACCGCCGCATCTCTTTCACGTCATCACATTAACTTCGCAGTATTTGCGACGGAACTTTATTTTAGTATAAAATGAATGATTAAGCAACTGGGAATTTTTAGATATTATCGAGCCTAACTTATAAATTCATTAACTTATAGATATCTTCACGTCTATGCTGCCAAACAGGTAACGATTGCCATACTTATTCTTTTCTACCTTCATTTGGCACGAGGCAACTTTGACATGACTTATCTATAATTCACCTCCCAAGATGGGGCCTGATTATATCTAAGCTCTTCTATTGTTTAATATTGGACATCTTTTAGAAATAGCCCTTTAGCTTGAGCTAAAGGCCCAGCTTCCCATCTTTTCTTTTCATTTAATATTTTTTCAACATCACTTGGTTTAAGATTACCTTTACCGACTTCAAGAAGTGTTCCAACAATGATTCTTACCATATTCCACAAGAAGCCATTGCCATTCACCTCTATTTCTAGAAGTCCATCCTGTTCACCTATATTGATATAATTGATCGTTCTGATCGTTGATTTGTCTCTGCTTTTTAAGTTAGTAAAACTCTGAAAATCATGCGTGCCAATTAAAACCTCTGAAGCACTTTTCATTTCTCTTAAATTAAGTTTATCAGCAAGGTGATAAGTATACTTTCTGTTAAACACATCTCTGAATTTGTCCGTATTTATTCTATATACATACGTTTTTGATTTTACATTATATCTGGCATGAAACCTTTCAGCTATCTCATCGATAGATTTTACAACGATATCTTCTGGTAAATACTCATAAAGATAATCTACTATTTCGTTGGGACTCAAGGCGCATTTAGTATGGAAATTGGCGATGTAATTTTCAGCATGGACTCCTGAATCGGTTCGACCACATCCCACGAGAAGAATAGATTCTCCAGTCATTTTGGATAAGACGGTTTCTATTTTACCTTGTATTGTGAGATCATTGTCCTTTTGTTTTTGCCAGCCTTTGTATCTAGATCCATCATAGGCAATGGTCAATTTTAAATTTCTCATTATGCTCCACCTTTAATTATTCTAAGTAATACATGTTAGTATACTACAATAATGAGCTAACACGTAAATGTAAATTAAAATGCGTGCATTTAAAGTTTTAGTGAGTCAAGTCCAGCTGTCATTTCAGTTAGGGTTAGTTGTAGGGACTCAGATTGATTGGCAAGCGTTTGTAGGCCGTTTGCTTGCTCTTCAAACAAAGCTCCGATTTTTATAGCAAAATCCCATGAACTATTGCTTAACGTATTCATTTGGCTCAAGGCTGTTTTAACCTGAGATGCTTCTTGATTCGTGCTATCTAACATTTTCTCAGCGGACTGGATGCTATTTTTAAGTAAATTCGCTTTTGTCGCAATTTCACCAAAGACATTCTGTGCTTCTTCCATCGATGATTCTTCTTGGATTAAGGCATTAAACGTATTATCTGTCGAAAAGACCAACGATTCGATATCATCATTCATTGAATGGAGGAGAGCTGCGATTTGTTTTGCGGCATCGGAGGAAGCCACTGCCAGCTTTCGTACTTCGTCAGCAACAACTGAGAAACCTTTACCCGCCTCGCCTGCTCTGGCGGCTTCAATGGAAGCATTCAGTGCCAGCAAATTCGTTTGAGTTGCAATTCCTTGAATCAGTTTAACAATTGAATTGATTTGATTGGAATTTTGTTGAAGCTGATTAACGCGATTTTGGGTGAGGTTTAAATCAGACTTGATGTTTTCAATTCCTTGGTCTAGTTTCTGGACTAAACCCGTTCCTTCTGTCGATGTATTCATAAACTGAACTGCAGTTTGAGTAGCTGATTGAAGAAGCAAATTAATTTCGTTAACTTCCTCGAGCATTTTCTGGATTATCGCACTGACCTGTTGAAAAGTTTCAATTTGGTCAGATGCATTCTGAACTTGTTGATTAGATATTTCCGAAGAGTGATGAGACTTTTCAATATATGATTGAGAGCGCATTGTGACTTGGTCGCTAACCTGAACTACCTTTTGAGCTGCTTTAAGGGTGTTTCCTGAGGTGCGTCTAAAACTTGTAGAGAGCAGTTCAATGGCCTGGGCCAGTTCGCCAATCAGATCGCTCCCTCTGATTTCCATATGAACGGTTAAATCACCTGAAGATAATTCTTTGACTTTTTGAGTGATGGTATTAAATGGATTATAGAGAATAGCGCGGGCAATAAAATAATTTCCTACTCCGAGAAGAAATCCGGCCAAAACACAGCTCACTGTAAATAGTTGGCTTTTCCCCGGCGATATCGTTACAAAAAGTTGCGCAAAAAGCGGGAAAATCAATCCTACAAGTGCTCCCGCAAAAAGCATCGTGCCAAACATGATGGACATTATTGAAAAGCGACTAATAAATTTTGTTAATGAGTGCATTTTGCTCTCCTTTAAATGTTTATTTTTATCACCATGTTCAAAATTTCACATTAAAACTGCTATTACGGTGTTACTTTACCATTATACACCAATTTACATTGAAGTATATATAAATAAATACAAATATAAACAATTAAAATAATTTATTCCTTCAATTTAATTATAATCAATACTCGGCAAAAAAGATTGGGTTAAACGCTGTTCATATATAAGTTTGATAATACCTTTATGTTTATCACAGCATAAATGCGATTCTCACCTGGGTTATCAGTATGTTCATCATCTTCTAGGCAGGGAAAAAGCGACTGACATGTCAGGGTACGTCTTGACTCCTCCTTCCCAATCATAAATCATTTCAAGAAGTAGACTGGGACAGACTATAAGAAGAGATGTAGATGGGTATTCTCGTACATAAGATACAAGGATACCCATCTACATCTGGGGTAAGAGAGGATAAGAGGAAAGAAGTCTATCCCTCGCCTCTCGACTCTTCTAAGTGTTTCTTCATAAGCAACCTTGATTGTTCCGAGTCTTGGCCCATTATCGTTTTCATAAATAGAGATATGCTCTTGAAGCGTGTATAGTCCATCGGAGTGGTCCAGCATTCTTAATAAGTTCATAGATGTGGATGACAAACGTTTGCAAGAGGCGATTCATCATCGAATTCTGAGATGCTTGAGCAACCGTATAGTGAAACAGCATATCCGCTTTAGCCTAGGCATCAAGATCACCCAATTGAGCCTGCATATCACGGAGAGCGTCGGCTATCCGCTGCATGTCTTCCTCTGAGGCCCGTAAGGCAGCTAAGCCTGCACATTTCACCTCAAGAGTAATGCGAGTTTCCCAAAGTTCTTCAATTCGTATCGGCTCCACCGATAAAGCTAATGCCAAAGGGCTAATGATTTCATTTAACTGAGCATCTTGAATGAACGTTCCGCCTCCTGGCTTAATTTTAACCAATCCCAAGAATTCCATGGTCCTGAGCGCCTCTCGTAAAGTTGTCCGACTAACCCCTAACTCAGCAGCCATTTCTCGTTCCCCCATGAGTCGATCGCCGGGGCGGAGCTTTCCTTCGATAACTCGGTTGTTGATTTGTTTTAAAACCTCTTGGTATGTTTTGTGAGGCTTCGTAATCTTCTCAAACTGCATTGAACCTCCATACGTGACGGCAAGTTAAACTTGAATACCTACGGGACAGTTTTGATTACACAGTGAGCAATCTCCACAATCTGCATCATCGGCTTGTTTTGCTCCTTCTAAGAAACTTGCCAGAATCTTCGCCCTTTTCCCGGTGAAGTAATAGCCTTTTTCTATTCCTTCGGTTAGATATTTTGGACAATCGACAAGACAACCACCGCAATGGAAGCATTTAAGTAAATCAAACTGTCGACTCTCTGCCGCTGCCAAACGTCCATTATCAACCAGGATCACGTATACTTCTTTAGGACCGTGCATGCCTTGGACCATTTTATACTCGATATCCGCTGTTCGGCTGGGGCCATTGATAAAGGAAATGTAGCTTAGGAGATCTCTGCCTAGGCCATAAACACTGATTGCACGGCAAACAGCTAAGGCATCTTCAAGTGAGGGAACAATCTTATCGATTCCAACAACCACAATATGATTATACGGAAGATTGGTGGTGAACCGTACATTTCCCTCGCTTTCAAGTAGGGCTATGGTTCCATTTTGTTCGACGATAGCTTCCGCACCAGTAATTCCATACTGCAGATGAGCCACCTGCTCCTTGATCTCATGCTTAGTCTGTATAACCCATTCCTGATTTGGAATTGAGGTATTGATACTCGCAATCCAAGGATGCGCATCAATTTCAGTCCCGGAAGCTCTTTCCCCTAAATCCGTATTAAGAACCTCTACACTATTTGCTTTTAAATAATTTCTCAAAGCGATTTCAGTAAAAACAGGGTTTTTACTCATCGCCACATGTTGATTTCCTCCAAGGATTTTTAAAATTTGCTCTTGTGCTTCAGCTGAATTTTTGGCCACGGTCACATGGCATCCTTTTCTTATGAGGGAGGCAACAGTATTCTCTGTAGAGGCTTTTAGGTTAGTTGCTACTGAAGTTTTGATATCATGAACTTGCTTCGCTAAATTGGGATACTCCTGAATTAGTGCTTTTCGGTTTGTATCAATCTGTTTTAAGATATTCTGTGCTTTTGAGTTACTCATGATTCTCTATCTCCTCCCGTATGCTCTACTCAGTATTTGAACAACGTGAGCAACCTTTTGCTTCATGTGGTGCTGAGTAATTCCATCCTGAAAATGAATCATGCATCCAGGACAACTCGTTGCAAGGGTAGTGGCTTGGGTGTCGTCAATGTTATCCAACTTATCTTCATTAATCCGGTGCGAGAGTTCATAGAAGCTTAAACTGAAGGATCCGCCAAAACCACAACACATATCTGCATCTTTCATTTCTACAAACTTCACTCCTTGAATCTTCTGAAGAATTTCCCGAGGTTCCTCTTTAATGTTCAAACTTCGGGCAAGATGACAAGGATCATGATAAGTTACGATTTCCGTAACTTCTTGCTCAGGAAGCTTCAATTCGATATCGTGGAGTAAAAACTCATTGATATCTTTCACCTTCGACGCGAGTTTTTGAACTTTTTCACGAATCTCCGGTGAAGCATCTGCGAAAAGCTTAGGATATTCTTCTTTGAAAGCAACGGCACAACTTGGGCAAACAAAAGCTAATGCATCTATATCAAAAGCACTATAGGCATTGATATTTTTCAAAGCCATCTCTTTAGCATGAGCCAAGTCTCCGCTGACAATGCTGGGAATTCCGCAGCAAAGGTCCTCTTTTCCAATTTTGACTTCCACGTTATTTTCACCTAAGACATGGAGAAGTGCTTCACCCAGATCTGTATCGGTATAATTCACCACACATCCTGGGAAAAATCCGACTTTCTTCACGGGATTGATAATCATCTTGGGTTGAGCGGTTTCTGCAAAAGTTTTTCCTTTGAATCGAGGAAGCACTCGTTCCTTCGGCATTCCCATGGAATTCAAAGCGACTCGAGAAGTCATTCCCTTATTCGCGTCTTCTAAAATCACTCCGCCAAACAACGTTCCTAGCTTGCTAACCAAGGGTAAGATTTGTTTTCTTGTTAGCGCGGAGAAAACGAAATTCTTGGTCTTGCTTAATCCCTCGTTGGTTACGGCCTTTTGACGCAACTTCCAGATCATATCCGGAGTTCTCATTTGAACTGGACATGCTTTTACACATTTTTGACAACCAATACAGAGTGATAAGCCGCCTTCTTCCGCTTTTTCGAGGTCACCATGAAAGGCGCCAAAAACTACGCCACGACCTCCAAGATACTTATATCCATACTTGCTGCCGACTTCCGCATATACCGGACAAAAGTTCAAACAGCTACCACAATTAATACAATAAAGAGATTCTTTAAACCCTGCATCAATCGCTTCTTTACGACCGTGTTTTAAGAAAACGATATGAACTTCTCCTGGGCCCTGTCCTTGAGAAAAGGTATTTAAATCAGGATCAAGTGATTCGCTCACGCCTGAAATCATTGAAACATAAGTCCCAATATCTTGACCTACGCCATAAACTGCTGCTGACCTCAGAACTTGCATGGCATCTTCGAGGGTTGGCACAATTTTCTCAACACCTGCGATCACAATGTGAACTTTAGGCATCATCGTAACAGCCCGGATATTTCCTTCGTTCTCAGTTAGAAAGACACTTCCCGTATCTGCGGCAATAGCGTTAGCTCCTGAGATTCCTACATCTGCATTTACTAAATAATCACGAAGTTGTTTGCGGGCAGATATTACTAACGCTTCAGGCGTACATTTTAGCTGCTCGCCAGCTTCTTCGGAAAAAAGCTCGGTGACTCTTTCTATGGGGATATGAATAGCAGGAGCTAAAGAGTGGCTCGCTTCTCCCTTATCGAGTTGGTTAATTCGATCACCAAGATCTGTTTCTACCACTGTTACATCGCAATCTTCGAGGTAATGAGAAATATTAATCTCTTTACCGGCATTCGACTTGGACTTAACGACCAAGCCGTTGTTTGGAATCAGACTTGCTATATACTTCTGAGCATCCTCAACAGATTCAGCAAAGAATACTTTACACCCCTTTTTCTCTAATGACTTTTGCGCTTTAGTAATCATTTCATCCAAATGATCAATACTATATTCCTTAATTCCGCGCAAGCGGTTGGAAAGTTCAGGATAATTAGGAACCATGTTTGTCATCGCAGGACGAATCGAATTAAAAG from the Desulfitobacterium metallireducens DSM 15288 genome contains:
- a CDS encoding TetR/AcrR family transcriptional regulator translates to MVYNKTEKILEKQQLRSQKIIKAVREILSEKDMGKVSIKSIAQKAGIATGTFYLYFADKETLIDTVVQEIYQELLEHIKNERAQYSNGFDKLQATMEVCIQLFMKEKHLAKTVLVDVPQKNTALNSKYTYIENDLIRLAKIDIDELMDKQLIPKQDTLVSAIAFVGAFREVILSWISTGEPLDSELAQKTLIEYNMRALGRYII
- the truA gene encoding tRNA pseudouridine(38-40) synthase TruA, which encodes MRNLKLTIAYDGSRYKGWQKQKDNDLTIQGKIETVLSKMTGESILLVGCGRTDSGVHAENYIANFHTKCALSPNEIVDYLYEYLPEDIVVKSIDEIAERFHARYNVKSKTYVYRINTDKFRDVFNRKYTYHLADKLNLREMKSASEVLIGTHDFQSFTNLKSRDKSTIRTINYINIGEQDGLLEIEVNGNGFLWNMVRIIVGTLLEVGKGNLKPSDVEKILNEKKRWEAGPLAQAKGLFLKDVQY
- a CDS encoding methyl-accepting chemotaxis protein, yielding MHSLTKFISRFSIMSIMFGTMLFAGALVGLIFPLFAQLFVTISPGKSQLFTVSCVLAGFLLGVGNYFIARAILYNPFNTITQKVKELSSGDLTVHMEIRGSDLIGELAQAIELLSTSFRRTSGNTLKAAQKVVQVSDQVTMRSQSYIEKSHHSSEISNQQVQNASDQIETFQQVSAIIQKMLEEVNEINLLLQSATQTAVQFMNTSTEGTGLVQKLDQGIENIKSDLNLTQNRVNQLQQNSNQINSIVKLIQGIATQTNLLALNASIEAARAGEAGKGFSVVADEVRKLAVASSDAAKQIAALLHSMNDDIESLVFSTDNTFNALIQEESSMEEAQNVFGEIATKANLLKNSIQSAEKMLDSTNQEASQVKTALSQMNTLSNSSWDFAIKIGALFEEQANGLQTLANQSESLQLTLTEMTAGLDSLKL
- a CDS encoding FadR/GntR family transcriptional regulator — encoded protein: MQFEKITKPHKTYQEVLKQINNRVIEGKLRPGDRLMGEREMAAELGVSRTTLREALRTMEFLGLVKIKPGGGTFIQDAQLNEIISPLALALSVEPIRIEELWETRITLEVKCAGLAALRASEEDMQRIADALRDMQAQLGDLDA
- a CDS encoding LUD domain-containing protein, which encodes MSNSKAQNILKQIDTNRKALIQEYPNLAKQVHDIKTSVATNLKASTENTVASLIRKGCHVTVAKNSAEAQEQILKILGGNQHVAMSKNPVFTEIALRNYLKANSVEVLNTDLGERASGTEIDAHPWIASINTSIPNQEWVIQTKHEIKEQVAHLQYGITGAEAIVEQNGTIALLESEGNVRFTTNLPYNHIVVVGIDKIVPSLEDALAVCRAISVYGLGRDLLSYISFINGPSRTADIEYKMVQGMHGPKEVYVILVDNGRLAAAESRQFDLLKCFHCGGCLVDCPKYLTEGIEKGYYFTGKRAKILASFLEGAKQADDADCGDCSLCNQNCPVGIQV
- a CDS encoding LUD domain-containing protein; protein product: MGKHAYKIVKSKVTEGLHDIQSRKGRFIAFNSIRPAMTNMVPNYPELSNRLRGIKEYSIDHLDEMITKAQKSLEKKGCKVFFAESVEDAQKYIASLIPNNGLVVKSKSNAGKEINISHYLEDCDVTVVETDLGDRINQLDKGEASHSLAPAIHIPIERVTELFSEEAGEQLKCTPEALVISARKQLRDYLVNADVGISGANAIAADTGSVFLTENEGNIRAVTMMPKVHIVIAGVEKIVPTLEDAMQVLRSAAVYGVGQDIGTYVSMISGVSESLDPDLNTFSQGQGPGEVHIVFLKHGRKEAIDAGFKESLYCINCGSCLNFCPVYAEVGSKYGYKYLGGRGVVFGAFHGDLEKAEEGGLSLCIGCQKCVKACPVQMRTPDMIWKLRQKAVTNEGLSKTKNFVFSALTRKQILPLVSKLGTLFGGVILEDANKGMTSRVALNSMGMPKERVLPRFKGKTFAETAQPKMIINPVKKVGFFPGCVVNYTDTDLGEALLHVLGENNVEVKIGKEDLCCGIPSIVSGDLAHAKEMALKNINAYSAFDIDALAFVCPSCAVAFKEEYPKLFADASPEIREKVQKLASKVKDINEFLLHDIELKLPEQEVTEIVTYHDPCHLARSLNIKEEPREILQKIQGVKFVEMKDADMCCGFGGSFSLSFYELSHRINEDKLDNIDDTQATTLATSCPGCMIHFQDGITQHHMKQKVAHVVQILSRAYGRR